Genomic DNA from Bemisia tabaci chromosome 2, PGI_BMITA_v3:
CGTAAGTACTgctcttttttttcctgttttgtgTTTACTTATGTTGTTTGCCAATTGTCTCGCATGTGTATTTTgttaaatgaataattttagAGAGTTTATAAGTATCACGGAATCAGGATCGATTCCAGGACAGTCCGGAGCACTCGCTCCGATACTAAATTTTTCCTGCCGTAACCATTGTAAGGGCGGCTGAATTCTAGTTGCCCCAGgacagcaaaaaatcaaatctgaGTATGTGAAAAGGCTTGCGGCTCCTTATTTTGTGAATTTAGCTCACGTGCTGATGAGCAAACGGTGAAATGAATACTATACATATCTCTGTGAGAAATAATTGTGAGCAAACAAGCTTTTTGCCCTTTATCTTAAAACTGCTTGAACCTCTGACTGAAGCTGAAGATTTGAGGGTGTCTAAATTTTCcttgtacaaaaaaaatttaattattggAAACTTTCCTGAGAGGGACCTTGCCAAAGTCATGAAATACAGTAATGACACTATGCATGAAACaaaacaatcaaattttttgccCACTCTCAGCTCTGTTAGTATAATGAGTGTACAAAATGTACCATCTATGAGTgtaattgtaaatttaattctctttctttcttttcctacCCTCAGGATATCagtgtattttattttgttcgGAGTGACAGTCCAACCTCTTTTTGATATCATTCCTCACCCAACCGTCAGTTGCGATGAAGAGTGGCCCCCACCAGGTAAGCCGTGTTAAAGCGTTGAAGATTTTCTTTCAGATTGTGATAGCATATTGTAAAGAAGTTTCTGGCTGATAAAACCCTCTAAAGGACCCCGCTCACTCCGTATGGGAATGTGTACCACgatcaatttccaatttttttattgcattgaaATCGGCTTttgatgctgatcaaaagtcatcattgcgccaactcTCTACGAGGCTCTGTTTTCGAAGTATTTCCTACAATCCACTGTGGAAGTTTCAATAATTCCTTGAATAAGTAAGGTCAGCGCGGTGATATCTATCTTTCAGTACTTgctaaaaacgagaaaaacctAGGAGTCCTATCTCGAATTCTGCAAGCCTTTTTGTTTCACcgtccaaatcagattctttcTCTCTCCGTCTCTTTTCCTTGCCTATCACCGGTTTGGGCTTTCcttcttaaggtgatttgttAAGCTCAAGTGACATGGCCGGACTGGCATGCGGTATGTCACATCGATTCGGTCAAAAATctctgcagattttgaatttttagccaaataGATGTCTGtatcgaatgcaaggtttttttcctaagactattctgctttcatttctctgaattttgccaatttctgGAATTAGAAttattctttaggctcatgggCAGGGACTATTGTCCTTTATTtggctaaaatttaaaaatctgctgagattttagatcaaatcgaTGTGATTTaccgcatgccagttcgaccccGTCAGTTGAGCTTGACTAAGCACCTTAAATCGTAGAACTGACCTCActtatttaaataattattgaaaCTTCCATACCGAGGATTGTACGAAATACTGCAAAAACATTGCCTTGTAGAAAGTTGCtgcaatgatgacttttgatcagcatccaaAGACGATTTCAATGCAATAAAGTAATTGGACATTGATCGTGGCCCACATTCTCATAAGGAGTGTGCGTGGTCCTTTTAATAATAAAGAtgataaaactgaaaaaaacgaGACGGAAAGCATATATCTTGGTTGTCATAATTATAGACTTTTACAATACTTCATGTTTGTGAAGGCTAACCTTGAAGAAATATTAGAAGCAATTATATAACCTCTAAATATTGATCTTAATATTCTAAATCATATCCTCTCTCTGTTTTCAGAAGGGAAAACCATGCACATTTGTTCCACCTCACCACAAGTGATTCGTGATGaggttgaatattttaaaacagatttcaataatcgaatGAAGCAAGTTCTTTTTAGTTCAGTGATGAATGCTTACTATGCAGGATTTGTCCCTTGCTGCTTTGTTCAGGTATGAGCGCCCAAATACTTTTATCATTAGAGCCCATGCCAAATGAGTTTATGCATCTCTATAGCGTTGCAAAAGATCAGCTGTTTTTATTGTTgcataaaaatttttttattctctatgacacttttttctttgaatatatCTTGGTTTCAAGGAGCCTCCATATTTTGAGTCAACGTTTTTCATCATAGGTTTTAAACTTCCTCCTCGTTGTCCTTTATGGCTTGAATTTTCACACTAGAATTTTGTTCTTCCATAGTAGTATTGACTTTTAAATTTGGACTTAAAAATGTACAAGTCATGAAACCCTTTTTGTTCTCTCTTGGCcctcaacttttaaaaacaaagtatgttAACAAAGTATCAGCTTTTTAAAATCTTGAAGCAACAGCAGCTATTGGCAACttcaaaaaacctttttttccttGTGTTTTGCCCTTAATCTTTGTATTAAATGtttctttcttgttttatttGAGTTATCGTATGATTACAGAACTTCCTGTATTACGATGTAAACTGGGCTACGCAGCACCTAACATTCACTTGGCTCAGCTGTTTTATTATGTACTTCATTCACCTTTACCCCATCAGATATTATGACACGCTACACAGAGCTGCACTCCATTTGGGAAAGTGGACCAAGGTAGAAAGCCGCATGTGTCACATTCCCTCTCACACTTGGACGGACTCCACTCTTTGGCCCCAAGGTGCTCTGGTTCGACACTCGAAAGAGCTCTTCAAAGCGGAAGGCATCACTAACGCTGCTGAGCCTGGCAATATAAGCCATACAAGATTTTTTGTAAGTATTGCTCACAGCTTTGCCTGTGTGCTTTCATGCACTGAGACCCTCCTAGTATACCTTTCAACATAATACTTATCGTAACTCCACTTCAGTTTTAAGAACTTTTAGAGTCTGGGGCTGTAGGGACACTTATGTATTGTGAAAAATCAGAATTGCATAAATTGTTCAAAGATTTTTCTATCAAGCCTGTCAAAAACTGACCAGAGAACAAGGTTTTCCTGAATAAAAACGGTACTTCATGATTTAGTTATTTTAAGAATAACTTATTCATTTCCCATACTGGTTGTTGATCCAAATATAAATAGAAATCTGTGTGTCAGGTCTTTCTACCTACTTACATCAAGAATTTTTAATTATCGAATCTTCATTACTGTCAACATTAATTCATTTCATAAAACCTaaaatttatcagaaaattcattaattttttgtttgtttttgccTCTAGCTTCTCTTCAACGATCCAACGACACTGCTTTACACGCAAGTTGCCCTGCAATTTTGTATCGTCATGCTTCAAGTTGGTATCCTTCTGCAGGCCTCTGAATGGTATCATATTCTGTCTCTTATGACTCTTCTCTTCATCAACTACTACCCTCTCTTTCGACTTGGAAGAGATTTCCTTGTCTCATGGAAAATGTACCGAGCTGAAGCAGCAATCCAAGCCAAGGCTAACAGTTAAAAGTATGTTTCGACTTTTCTGGCTGGTTCATTTTGGGAAGTTTTTCATTCCCTTTTTCACTAACTGCTGTTAAAATATGAAAGTGTCATATTTTGCAAATCAGTTCACTTTTTTGTAACACATCATCACATGCAATGGCATGGATGCATGTACCAACTTTTCACATTTGAACTTGCCCAGGTCAAGTCAACtcaattttcctctaattttttttttatcatatagGAAGTGTACCTTATTCAACAGTTGTGTCCATGTGTGTAGTGGCAGCGCATATCAGGGGCTTGAGGGGGCTCCAACCCCTCATTTTTTGCCGGAATCTCAAGCGTTAAGCTTTTGGAGGGTTTTCCAGACCATAAcaagcaaaaaaaagaagaagatcgTCACCCTAAAACTACCCCCACTTTGGGACCCATGCGCCACCCTACTTGTGTGATCTTGACATTAgtgtaaaatttttaacagaaactGAAATTATCTCTATGATCTGGCTCCTAGTTTAATCCAATAACTCATATCAAATAGCGGAGTCAATGATCGACCACATAGGGccttttttgatgaaaatgagaagagaaCTCATCAATCCTTACTCACCCTTGCATCACTCGGTATTAAATTTATTTCATGTTCAATGgtttaattttcagttttgacTCTGCCCGAGCGTAAATCTCTAGCAGAATTAGCCCCGTCAGCCTTTGACTGCGCACATATGTTCATGCAAAAGCTGTGTATGTAGTGTGTACAGACATTTATGTCATATGAGTAGATGTACTCATTAGATTTCAAAATATACCTCTCACCAGTTCAGTCAGAGTACTAG
This window encodes:
- the LOC109035893 gene encoding transmembrane protein 39A-B, coding for MGRRNLSRVSSHRPPQPLNDDLYKYKCGSQGKLTAPKHIRLPKIVEDSALMFEIVMFVFTYAATFFQFLNLYRSVWWLPHSHTSYTMNFYLINPYLVGFISTVLGCRLLYRLIWFFTSKICPTFMKNTVQKCIRVLLLIATMSVLLYCTYQIMQSHPIVSIFYLCYPISVYFILFGVTVQPLFDIIPHPTVSCDEEWPPPEGKTMHICSTSPQVIRDEVEYFKTDFNNRMKQVLFSSVMNAYYAGFVPCCFVQNFLYYDVNWATQHLTFTWLSCFIMYFIHLYPIRYYDTLHRAALHLGKWTKVESRMCHIPSHTWTDSTLWPQGALVRHSKELFKAEGITNAAEPGNISHTRFFLLFNDPTTLLYTQVALQFCIVMLQVGILLQASEWYHILSLMTLLFINYYPLFRLGRDFLVSWKMYRAEAAIQAKANS